In one window of Nicotiana tabacum cultivar K326 chromosome 12, ASM71507v2, whole genome shotgun sequence DNA:
- the LOC107781577 gene encoding uncharacterized protein At4g15545 yields the protein MSLSQSSSSDSSRSAAAAAGGPDFHLSDEILSVIPTDPYEQLDLARKITSMAIASRVTKLESEMGRLRQKLHDKDRVIVDLQDKVSKLEQACQETELRLKITCEDNVKLSKERDSFALTAKKMGRDLAKLETFKRQLVQSLSDENSSQAETVDIGTYDQSAHKAYSVKEEVNSYAVHHSYGGPVDSTVINDDASKRAVQRFSMTPYITPRLTPTGTPKIISTSVSPRRYSVVGSPQRTSGTNSPTNPQYDGRGSMSSFFPSSQQSSAANSPPKARPLPAQTPRIDGKEFFRQARSRLSYEQFSAFLANIKELNAHKQSREETLKKAEEIFGTDNKDLYLSFQGLLSRSSR from the exons ATGTCACTGTCACAGAGCAGCAGTAGCGACAGTAGTCGAAGTGCTGCGGCGGCGGCGGGGGGACCGGACTTTCATCTTTCCGATGAAATACTATCGGTTATTCCGACGGACCCGTACGAGCAGTTGGATTTAGCTAGGAAGATTACTTCCATGGCCATAGCTTCTCGCGTTACGAAGCTGGAGTCGGAAATGGGGAGGCTTCGGCAGAAACTTCATGATAAGGATCGGGTTATCGTTGACCTCCAGGATAAAGTCTCTAAGCTCGAGCAGGCTTGTCAGGAAACAGAATTACGGTTAAAAATCACTTGCGAAGATAAT GTGAAGCTTTCGAAGGAGAGGGATTCATTCGCTTTGACAGCGAAGAAAATGGGTCGAGATTTAGCAAAG TTGGAGACTTTTAAAAGGCAATTGGTGCAGTCTCTGAGTGATGAGAATTCATCG CAAGCTGAAACTGTTGATATCGGCACTTACGACCAATCGGCCCATAAAGCCTATTCCGTAAAGG AGGAGGTGAACAGCTATGCAGTACACCATTCTTATGGCGGTCCTGTAGACAGCACAGTAATTAATGATGATG CCTCAAAGCGAGCTGTGCAAAGATTTTCCATGACACCTTACATAACACCGCGTCTTACTCCAACTGGAACTCCCAAAATAATTTCCACTAGTGTATCTCCTAGAAGATATTCTGTTGTGGGTTCTCCTCAGAGGACATCCGGCACCAACTCTCCAACAAACCCTCAATATGACGGACGAGGTTCAATGTCATCTTTTTTTCCATCAAGTCAACAGTCATCAGCAGCTAACTCCCCTCCTAAGGCACGCCCATTGCCAG CTCAAACTCCTCGAATTGATGGGAAGGAGTTTTTCCGTCAAGCTAG GAGTCGTCTATCCTATGAACAGTTCAGTGCATTTCTCGCCAACATTAAGGAATTAAACGCACACAAGCAATCTCGTGAG GAAACTTTGAAAAAAGCAGAAGAGATTTTCGGAACGGATAACAAAGATCTTTATCTGTCATTCCAAGGTTTGCTTAGCCGTAGTAGTCGGTGA